The genomic segment AGATCGTGGTCACCGAGCTGGACCACCAGGCGAACCAGGCCCCCTGGCGCCGCATGGCCGAGGATCGCGCGGTGACGGTGCGCACCGTCCCCTTCATCCCCGAGACCATGCAGCTGGACTACGAGGCCATGGAGCAGGCGATCGGCCCGAGGACGAAGCTGGTGGCGGTGGGGGGAGCATCGAATGCGGTAGGGACCATCAACGACGTCGCGCGGGTGACGGCGATGGCGCGGGCCGTGGGGGCGATCAGCTTCGTGGACGCGGTGCACCTTGCCCCGCACCGCCGCATCGACGTGCAGGCGCTGGGGTGCGACTTCCTCGCCTGCTCCGCCTACAAGTTCTTTGGCCCGCACGTCGGCATCCTGTGGGGCCGCCGCGAGCACCTGGAGCGCCTCACGCCGTACAAGGTGCCCCCCGCCTCCGACGAGGCCCCGGAGCGCTGGGAGACCGGGACGCAGAACCACGAGGGGATCGTCGGCGCCGCCGCGGCCGTGGACTGGATCGCGAGCCTCGCGGGCGGCGACGACCGCCGCACCGCGCTGGACCGGGCATTCGAGCTGATCGAGGCGCACGAACGCGAGCTCTTCGACCGGATGATCTCCGGGATTCGCTCCATCCCCGGCACGCGCGTCTACGGCGTACCGGACGGGCAGCCGCGCACCCCCACCCTCGGCTTCACCGTCCCCGGCGCCTCCCCGGACGAGGTGGCGAAGCGGCTGGGCGAGGAGGGCGTCTTCGTGTGGAACGGCAACTTCTACGCGACCACCGTCTGCGAGCGCCTGGCCCTGGACGACTGCGGCGGTCTGATCCGCGCCGGCCTCGCGCCCTACACCACCCTCGAAGACGTCGACCGCCTGATCGACGGAGTCCGCCGCATCGCGGGTGCCTGAAAGAGAAAGCCTCACACAGAGAACACAGAGGGAAGTACAAGGCAACAGAGAACCCCCTTCTGCTGTCCTTGTAGTTCCCTCTGTGCCTCTGTGTGAGGCTGCTGTTCTCGATCAGCGCGTCCAGACGTTGTTCGCGCGGTCCACATCGGGGAAGGAGCTGGTGGGATCGATCTCCACCCGCACCACCGGCGAGCTGCCAGAAGGCACGCTCACCGTGGCGGTGCGCGCGCCGCCGAGCCACGTCTCCACCGGCACCTCGCGCCGCTCCGTGGTGCCGTCCTGCCGCGTGACCAGCAGGCGGGCCGGCATCGGCGCGCTGCCGCGGTCCTCGACCGTTATAACTGTGCTAGCGCCACTACTTGTAACGCTGCCTACCGCCTGATCCAGCGTCCACGCCTCCTTGTACCAGGTGGACCAGAACCAATCCAGGTTGCGCCCGGCACCCGCGTTGAAGGCGTTGAAGAAGTCCCACGGCTTCGGGTGCTTGAAGGCCCAGGTGCGGGCGTAGTCGCGGTAGGTGCGCAGGAAGGTCTCCTCGCCGAGCACGGCCCGCAGCGCCGAGAGCAGCGTGGCGGGCTTGGTGTAGGTGGCGAAGCCGCCCAGGTTCGGCTGCTGCAGGTCCGTCCATCGGAGCAGTTCCGGGTCGCCGACGCTGTTCACGAAGTTGACGTACTGCGCCTGCTCCCGCTGGTGCGCGTTGGGGGCGCCGCGGAAAAAGTCGTTGTGCGCCTCGTTCTCGTTGAAGTTGGTGGTCCCCTCGTCCATCCACCCGTAGCGCCGCTCGTCCACCCCGATGATCATGGGGAACCACATGTGGCCGAGCTCGTGCGCCGTCACGTTGTAGAGCGCCGTGTCGCCCTGGGCGCTGTACGGGCCGATCAGCGTCATCATGGGGTACTCCATCCCGCCGCCCATGATGTCCTCCCCCTCCACCGCGGTCATGTGCGGCCACGGGTAGCGCACCCCCGTGAACTCGGAGTGGTGGGTGATGGACTGCTGCGAGTACTTCACCGAATTCGCCCAGCGCGGCGCCGTCGAGCGCCAGAGCGACTGGATGAGGACGTAGTCCGTGCGCCCGTCGCCGTTGCGGTCGCCGACGGGGGTGCGCGCCGCGTCCCAGTTGGACTCGCGCGTCATGCTGAACGCCACGTCGCGCACGCTGTCCGCCCGAAAGGTCCACTGCAGGCGGCCGTTGGCGCCGCGCAGCGTGGCCTTCCCCGCCCCGAAGCCGCCCGCGCCCAGCACGTGCACCGTCGAGTCGCTCTGCGCCGCGCGACGCCAGCGCTGGAGCACGTCGGCCGGAAGCACCCGCTCGGGGTTGGCGAGGTTGCCGGTACCCATCACCACCCAACCCTCGGGCGCGTCGACGGTGTACTCGTAGCTGCCGTACCCCATGTAGAACTCGGCGCCGCCCAGGAACGGGTCGGTCTGCCAGCCGCCGACGTCGTCGTACACCGCCATCTGCGGGTACCAGTAGGCCAGGTACAGCAGGTTGTCGCGGCTGTGCCCCATCCGCGCCCCGGCGCCGGCCTGCGGAATCTTGTAGCTCCAATCCAGCTCCAGGCGCACGGAGTCGCCCGGGAGCACGGGGCTCGCGGGGCGGATGGCCATGCGCGTGAAGTCGATGGAGTAGCCGGAGCCGGAGCGCAGGTCCTCGCTCTCGCGCACCGGCTGCCCGCCCGCCGCCACGCGCGTGAAGCGGTAGCCGCCGGTGACCTCGGCCTCCTCGTTGCGCGGCGCCTCGGGCTGATGGACGTTCTGCATCAGCTGCAGCCACACCACGCGCAGCGTGTCTGGCGAGCGGTTGTGGTAGGTGATGGTCTCGCTGCCGGTGAGCGTCTTCGCCGCCGCGTCCACGGTGGCGCGGATGCGATAGTCGGCGCGCTGCTGCCAGTAGCGCGGCCCGGGCGCGCCGGTGCTGGTGCGCGTCCCGCGGGCGACGGCGCGCTGGAAGTCGCGCGGGATCACGATCGGGTTGGGGACCGCCCGCCGTGCCGCCATGGCGCCGGCGGATGCGGCGGGGTCCTGCGCGTGCGCGGCCGGGGCCGCGGCCCCTAGCCCGAGCAGCGCGCCGACCAGCGTGGGGGACCAGCGCTTCATTCGGTCATCCTCCGGAATGGGTTCACGGCGAAACGTAGCGCGCGCGTGGTACCGCGCAAGGAAGCGCGCCCCTTGCCGCGCGTGGAATCGGGGGGTTAGCGTTCCCCACTCGCCCGCGCTCCACCCCCTGCCCCGCTTCCATGACTCGCGCACCCCTGGCCGCGCTGTTCGCCGCCGCATTCGCCGCGCTCCCCGCCGCCGCCCAGACCCCGCGCCAGGCGATCCTGGCCGAGCTGGACACGGCGGCGCGGGCCATCGCCTCTCGCGGCTTCGTCCCCGACGCGCGGGCCATCGGCCGCGCCTCGCTGATTGGCGAGCTCCCGCGCGGCGGCTCCGTGCGCCTGGAGCTGAACCTGCGCGCGGGCCGCCGCTACAGCGTGGTGGCCGGCTGCGGCCCCGCCTGCGACGACCTCGACCTGCGCGCCTTCGCCGCCGACGCCGCGGAGGTCCTGGCCGAAGACGTGGAGGCCGACGCCCGCCCCGTCCTCACCTTCGTCGCCGACGCCACCGGCCCCCACCTCCTCTCCGTCACCATGGCCGGCTGCCGCACCGAATTCTGCGCCTTCGGCCTCCGCATCCTCTCCCGCTGACCGCATCAACACGAAGCCCGCCAGCGCGTCTCCGCACCGACGGACCTCGATTTCGTCACCACCGCCGCGGCCCGCGAGACCGCTTCAGCGGTCTTCCCGTGGTTCCAGCCGGGGGCTTCAGCCCCCGGCGCCTCCGCCCCCGGCGCCTCCGCCCCCGGCGCCCCATCCGCCGGTGCCCCCCGCCTCCCGCCGCCTCACTCCCTGCCAGATGAAGAACACCGGGATCCCCAGCAGGATGATCCCGAACCCGAACAGCGTCGACCCCGTCTCGCGGATGGCGGCGTTGAGCAGCATCGCCACCGAGGCGAGGAGGAAGACGATGGGAACCACCGGGTAGCCCCAGGTGCGGTACGGGCGCTCGAGGTCGGGCCGCGAGCGGCGCAGCGTGAAGACGGCGAGCACCGCCAGCGCGTAGAACGGCCAGATTCCCAGGATGAAGGCGTCCGCCAGCTGCTCGAAGTTGCGGAACGAGACGTAGCCGATCCCCAGCACGGCCGCCATCGTGATTGCCGCGTATGGCGTGCGGAAGCGCGGGTGCACCGCGGCGATGGGACGAAAGAAGAGCCCGTCCTCCGCCATCGCGTAGAAGATGCGCGGCCCCGTCATTGTGGAGCCGTTCAGCGCCCCGAAAGCGGAGAGCATCACCATCGCCGCGACGATCGACGCCCCCGCCTGCCCGAAGAGCGTGCGCGCCGCATCCGCCGCCACCAGCGGCTTCCCGGGCATCTCCGCCGACGGGAGGACGTACAGGTACGCGGCGTTCACCACCAGGTAGATGACCACGACCGCGGCGGTGCCCCCCAGCAGGGCCCGCGGCAGGTTGCGGCTCGGGTCCTTGACCTCGCCTGCCATGAACGTCAGGTCCGCCCACCCGTCGTACGCCCACATCACCGCCACCAGCGCGATCCCGAACCCGCCCCAGCTCGTCGGCGACCAGAGGATCGGCTGCGCGAAGCTCCCGCCCGCGTAGTCGCCCACCACGAACGCCGTCACCGCGAGACCCACCAGCGTCGCCGCCTTGGCCGCGGTGGACGCGTTCTGCACCAGCGCCCCGAACTTCAGCGACACGATGTTGGCGGTAGCCAGCGTCACGATCGCCGCCATCGCCACGAGCCGCACCTGCCCCTCGGTGATGGGCACAAAGGTCTGCACGTACTCCGCGAAGAGCATCGCGATTCCGCCCAGCGCGGACGGCCGGATCACCAGCATCTCCGTCCACCCGAAGAGGAAGGCGGGGAGTGGCCCGTACGCCTCGCGCAGGAAGACGTAGATCCCGCCGGAGCGCGGAAAGAGCGCCGCCAGCTCCGCCAGCGTCAGCGCGCCGAAGAGGGCGATCAGCGCGCCGAGGATCCAGAGCATCGCCATCGCCCCCACCGTCCCCACCTCGCCGGCGATGGTGCTGGGCACGCGAAAGATCCCGCTCCCGATCGTCGACCCCACCAGCACCGCCATGGCGCTCCACAGCCCGAGCTGCCGCTGCAGCCGGTCCGTACCGGGTCCGGGATCGTTGTCCGGGAGTGCCGCGCCTGAAGCGTGGGTGTGCATGCGTGTCCGTATGGGAGGGGAGGCGTAGAACAGGGGTGGTTCTGCGAAGATAAGCGCTCGCCCGGAGCCGCAACAGCGTGGGATGCCGATACGCGTGGGGGTGACATCGCGGAAGCCGCACCACCGGCGATCCGACTTGACACAGCTGCACCTCACAAGGTACATTTGGCAGTACGGAGGTGCCGAATGGCCGACGACCGCAAGCGGGTCCCCGCGCGCTTCTGGAAGAGCCGGACTGGTGTGGAGCCGGTGCGGGATTGGTTTCAGAGCTTGAGCAGGGAGGACCGGAGGACAATCGGAACCGACATCGCCATGGTCGAATTCGGCTGGCCCGTCGGGATGCCCACATGCCGCGCGATGGGCGGTGGCCTGCTGGAGGTGCGCAGCGACCTCGAAGACAAGCGGACAGCGCGTGTACTCTTCTGCTTTGCCGATGGCCAAATGGTACTGCTGCACGGCTTCATCAAGAAGTCTGAGAAGACGCCGAAAGAGGAACCGGAACTCGCTCGGAAACGCAAACGTGAGATGGAACTATGACCAATCCACACATCGGTAGTTCGTTCGAGAGTTTTCTTGAAGAGGAGGGTCTCCGCGACGAGGTCGAGCTCCTCGCCCAGAAGCGGGTTCTCGCGTGGCAGATCGAGCAGGCGATGAAGGCGAACGGCATCAGCAAGGTGGGGATGGCCGAGCGGATGCACACGAGCCGTACGCAGGTGGACAGACTCCTCGATCCGAACAACAACAAGGTGCAGCTCGATACCCTTCAGAGGGCAGCCCGCGCGGTCGGCCGCACACTCAAGGTCGAGCTGGTCTGACCAGCGCCCTAACGCCCTCACGTACTCACGCACCCGTCGATGTTAAAATTTCAGCATCCCCCCGGAACCTCTCTGGCGCGGCGCCGTACCAAGCGGCATCATGTGACGCCACTCCCGAACGAACCCAACCCGAGCAAGGAATACATGCTGACACGGGCCCGCCCGGCCATCGCAGCCGGGATCTTTGCGCTCGCCGCGCTCGCGCCCGCGCAGGCGCAGCAGACGCTCTCGGTGGAGCGCATCTTCGCCGGCCGCGACTTCCGGACGGAGGGGCTCCCTGCCCTCCAGTGGATGCGCGACGGGCAGCGCTACTCGTATGTGGACGCCCGCGCGGACGGGACCACGGACCTGGTGGCCGAGGACGCGCGCACCGGCACGAAGACGCGCCTGGTGGACGGCTCCAGACTGGTGCCGGCGGGCCAGCAGAAGCCCATCGAGATCGAGGATTACAGCTGGACCCCGGACGAGCGGAAGCTGCTCCTCTACACCAACTCGCAGCCGGTGTGGCGCGAGAACACCAAGGGGATCTACTACGTCTACGATCTGGACACGGGACGGCTGACCCCCGCCTCCACGCGGCCGGGGTGGCAGATGTTCGCCAAGCTCTCGCCGGATGCGCGGCGCGTGGGCTTCGTGCGCGACCACGACATCTACGTCACCGACCTGGCCACGGGGCGGGAGTCGCGGCTGACGAGCGACGGGAGCGACCAGATCATCAACGGCACCTTTGACTGGGTGTACGAGGAAGAGCTGGGGCTGCAGGACGGGTGGCGCTGGAGCCCGGACGGGGCGCGCATCGCTTTCTGGCGCCTGGATGCCAGCCGCGAGCAGACCTTCAACTGGATCAACGAGACGGACAGCGCCTACTCGCGCGTCGTCAGCCTGCGCTACCCCAAGGCGGGCTCCCCCAACGCCATCGCAAAGGTTGGCGTGGTGGAGGTCGCGGGCGGGGCGCCGCGCTGGGTGGACACGGGGAACGACCCCGAGGTGTACCTGGCGCGGATGGAGTGGGCCGAGTCGCCCAACGAGATCGTGATCCAGCGCCTGAACCGGCACCAGAACCGCCTGGAGGTGATGCTGGCCGACGCGCGCACGGGCGCCAGCCGCACCGTCTTCACCGACACCGATCCCGCGTGGGTGGAGGTGGACGACGACTTCCACTGGGTGAACGGGGGGCGCGACTTCCTCTTCACCAGCGAGCGCGACGGCTTCAACCACCTGTACCTGGTGAGCCGCGACGGGCGCAACGTCCGCCAGATCACGCGCGGGCAGTGGGACGTCACCAGCATCACCGCGGTGGACGAGCCGGGCGGCCGCGTCTACTTCGGCGCCCACGCACCCACGCCCGAGCAGACGCAGCTCTTCCGCGTGAAGCTGGACGGCACGGGGCAGCAGCAGGTCACCCGCGAGCCGGGCACGCACGCGGCGCGCATCTCCACCGGCTCGCCGTACTTCCTGGACACCTACTCCAGCGCGGGCACTCCGCCGGTGATCCGCCTGCACAACACCGGCGACGGCGCCGTGGTGCGCACCCTGGTGGACAACGCGCGCGTCCGCCAGACGGTGGCGTCGCTCGGAATCCGCAAGCCCGAATTCTTCTCCTTCCGCACGCCCGACGGCACGGAGCTGCGCGGGTGGACGATCAAGCCCGCCAACTTCGACGCCAGCAGGAAGTACCCGGTGCTGATGTACGTGTACGGCGGCCCCGGCTCGCAGACGGTGATGAACTCGTGGGGCGGCACGCGCTACCTGTGGCACCAGATGCTGGCGCAGCGCGGCTACGTGGTGGTGAGCGTGGACAACCGCGGCACCGGCGCGCGCGGCAGCGCCTTCAAGAAGGCCACATACCTGAAGCTCGGCGCCGTCGAGACCGCGGACCAGATCCAGGCGGCGCGCTACCTGGCAACGCAGCCGTGGGTGGACGCGAGCCGCATCGGCATCTGGGGGTGGAGCTACGGCGGCTTCATGACGGCGTCGGCGATGTTCGCGCCCGGCAGCCCGTTCAAGGCCGGGATCGCGGTGGCGCCGGTAGTGGACTGGAGCCTGTACGACACCATCTACACCGAGCGCTTCATGCGCACCCCGCGTGAGAACGCCGAGGGCTACCGCCGCAACGCGCCGGTGAGCAACGCGGCGGGCCTGCGCGGACGCTTCCTGCTGGTGCACGGCACCGGCGACGACAACGTGCACTTCCAGAACTCGACGCAGCTGGTGAACGCGCTGCAGGCGGCGAACAAGCAGTTCGACTTCATGATGTACCCGAACCGCAACCACGGCATCTCGGGCGGCATCACCTCGCAGCACCTCTATACCATGATGACGAACTGGGTCGCCGAGAACCTGTAATCCGCTCGACCCAAGCAATACCGCCCCGGCCGTGCACGCAACGGCCGGGGCGGTTCCATATATCCGAACAGCAGTTTCACACAGAGACACGGAAGGAACGGAAAGCCACAGAGAGAAACCGAGACTCCCTCCTTCTTCTGTTCTTTTCTCTGTGTCTCCGTCTCTCTGTGTGAGCCAAGCAGTTGCAGTTCCCTCCGCGCCTCCGCGCCTCCGCGTGAGACGCGTTCCCCGTGCGGCCGGTGGCGGAGTTCGCACGCTATGCCCGTCCACTCTTGCAACTCTGGATGGCGGCGACTACAATTTCCCATGAGCAACCAAAATAATGGTCATAGTGGACAGCCGGATCAGCCGGCGCGGTATGAACGCAGCCGCCGCTGGGAAGACATTCCGGTGGATGTTCTTCGTGCCTGGTACCGCGAACAGCGCTCGCTCCGCACCGTTGCGGCTGCGGTGGCCGAGCTTACGGGAGAAGATGAACTCTCGCCGGAAACGATCCGCAACTTCCGCCGCGGCCGAGGCAAGCCGGACCGCAGCACCAGGCGACCGCTTGCGCTCTACTACCTGGCAAAAAACCCGTGGGGGTACGTGGCTGAGAAGGGACCGCCGTACGGCACGCCGAAGCCGCTCCCGCCGCTGAGCGAGATGCTCCCCGAGGGCCACGCCGAGGCCCGCGCGGAGATCGAAAAGCTCGTGGAGCTCGCGAAGCGGCACCCCGACGAGGTCCCCGCCTCCGCGGATCGCCTGCGGAGCTGGCTTCAGAAGATGCTGGACGCCGAGTACACGGGCGAGGACCTGTCTAAGCGGCCCCTGGACGCCGACGGCAACCCGATTCCGAATCGTCCGCCGGAAGGCTGAAGCCGCCGGATTGCTCAGCTGGAAGCCCCTCCCCCGCACCTTTGGGGGGGAGGGGCTTCACGCGTCCGGGCTCCAGGATCGTTGCGCGGGAGGGGGCGGACGCGTACCCTGGGCGAACGCCCAGCCTCCCACATCCGCACGATGAACAAAGCCGAATACCTCTCCGTCCTCGTCTCCATCATCATCGGGATGGGACTCTCCCACCTCCTCTCCAGCGTCGCGCGGCTGATCGTGGCGCGCGCGCGGGTGAGGATCTACTGGGTGTCGCTGGTGACCGCGGCGGTCGCCTTCCTGGCGCACATCCAGTTCTGGTGGTCCACCTACGATTACGACGAGGCGATCCTCGGCAACTTCTTCTCGTTCCTGGTCTTCCTGCTCGCCCCCATCCTCCTGTACCTGATGGCGGTGCTGGTCTTCCCCGACTTCGACGACGACCTGGCGACGGTGTCGATGTACGACCACTACTATTCGGTGCGGCCCTGGTTCTTTGGGGTGGGCGCGGCGGCGGTGGCGGCCAACTTGGTGCGTAACGTCGCCGTGCAGGGCGCGCCGCTGCTCACCGAGGACCGCCCCTTTGAAGCCGCCTTCCTCCTGTTGATGCTGAGCGGCGCGCTGGTCCGCCACCCGCGCTTCCACGCGGTCATTACGGTGGTGATGCTGATGGCCTTCTGCGGGATGATCGTCTTCACCTCCCTCGAACCCGGCTGAGCATGAACGAGATCCGCGCCATCGCCGACCAGCTCGCCCGCGCGCACGACGGCGACGCGTGGTACGGCGCTTCGACGATGAAGGTGCTGCGCGGCGTGACGGCCGAAGAGGCATCGCGGCGCCCCATCGCGCGCGCGCACAGCATCTGGGAGATCGTGCTTCACATGACGAGCTGGCAGCGCGAGGTCCTCCGCCGCCTGCGCACCCGCGTCGCGCGCGAGCCCGAAGACGGCGACTGGCCCGCCGCGCCCGCACCGACCGACGCCGCGTGGCGCGAGGCGGTGGAGCGCCTGGAAGCCGCACATCGCGAGTTGCTCACCGAAGTGGAGCGCTTCCCCGCGGACGCTCTCGGCGAGATCCTCGGCGAAGCACGCGATGCCCCGCTGGGGAGCGGCGTGACGTACTACGT from the Longimicrobium sp. genome contains:
- a CDS encoding amino acid permease codes for the protein MHTHASGAALPDNDPGPGTDRLQRQLGLWSAMAVLVGSTIGSGIFRVPSTIAGEVGTVGAMAMLWILGALIALFGALTLAELAALFPRSGGIYVFLREAYGPLPAFLFGWTEMLVIRPSALGGIAMLFAEYVQTFVPITEGQVRLVAMAAIVTLATANIVSLKFGALVQNASTAAKAATLVGLAVTAFVVGDYAGGSFAQPILWSPTSWGGFGIALVAVMWAYDGWADLTFMAGEVKDPSRNLPRALLGGTAAVVVIYLVVNAAYLYVLPSAEMPGKPLVAADAARTLFGQAGASIVAAMVMLSAFGALNGSTMTGPRIFYAMAEDGLFFRPIAAVHPRFRTPYAAITMAAVLGIGYVSFRNFEQLADAFILGIWPFYALAVLAVFTLRRSRPDLERPYRTWGYPVVPIVFLLASVAMLLNAAIRETGSTLFGFGIILLGIPVFFIWQGVRRREAGGTGGWGAGGGGAGGGGAGG
- a CDS encoding cysteine desulfurase-like protein — encoded protein: MNAVSSHSFTDAVRASFPVFSRRVAGKPIAFFDGPGGSQVPQEVAAAVVQYLTLHNANTHGHFRTSEETDAAMTAAREAFADFLCAGSPREIVFGGNMTTLAFHLSRSLGRELTQGDEIVVTELDHQANQAPWRRMAEDRAVTVRTVPFIPETMQLDYEAMEQAIGPRTKLVAVGGASNAVGTINDVARVTAMARAVGAISFVDAVHLAPHRRIDVQALGCDFLACSAYKFFGPHVGILWGRREHLERLTPYKVPPASDEAPERWETGTQNHEGIVGAAAAVDWIASLAGGDDRRTALDRAFELIEAHERELFDRMISGIRSIPGTRVYGVPDGQPRTPTLGFTVPGASPDEVAKRLGEEGVFVWNGNFYATTVCERLALDDCGGLIRAGLAPYTTLEDVDRLIDGVRRIAGA
- a CDS encoding DinB family protein; this translates as MNEIRAIADQLARAHDGDAWYGASTMKVLRGVTAEEASRRPIARAHSIWEIVLHMTSWQREVLRRLRTRVAREPEDGDWPAAPAPTDAAWREAVERLEAAHRELLTEVERFPADALGEILGEARDAPLGSGVTYYVLLHGIVQHNLAHTAQISLLKKDFASD
- a CDS encoding S9 family peptidase, giving the protein MLTRARPAIAAGIFALAALAPAQAQQTLSVERIFAGRDFRTEGLPALQWMRDGQRYSYVDARADGTTDLVAEDARTGTKTRLVDGSRLVPAGQQKPIEIEDYSWTPDERKLLLYTNSQPVWRENTKGIYYVYDLDTGRLTPASTRPGWQMFAKLSPDARRVGFVRDHDIYVTDLATGRESRLTSDGSDQIINGTFDWVYEEELGLQDGWRWSPDGARIAFWRLDASREQTFNWINETDSAYSRVVSLRYPKAGSPNAIAKVGVVEVAGGAPRWVDTGNDPEVYLARMEWAESPNEIVIQRLNRHQNRLEVMLADARTGASRTVFTDTDPAWVEVDDDFHWVNGGRDFLFTSERDGFNHLYLVSRDGRNVRQITRGQWDVTSITAVDEPGGRVYFGAHAPTPEQTQLFRVKLDGTGQQQVTREPGTHAARISTGSPYFLDTYSSAGTPPVIRLHNTGDGAVVRTLVDNARVRQTVASLGIRKPEFFSFRTPDGTELRGWTIKPANFDASRKYPVLMYVYGGPGSQTVMNSWGGTRYLWHQMLAQRGYVVVSVDNRGTGARGSAFKKATYLKLGAVETADQIQAARYLATQPWVDASRIGIWGWSYGGFMTASAMFAPGSPFKAGIAVAPVVDWSLYDTIYTERFMRTPRENAEGYRRNAPVSNAAGLRGRFLLVHGTGDDNVHFQNSTQLVNALQAANKQFDFMMYPNRNHGISGGITSQHLYTMMTNWVAENL
- a CDS encoding M1 family metallopeptidase, which encodes MKRWSPTLVGALLGLGAAAPAAHAQDPAASAGAMAARRAVPNPIVIPRDFQRAVARGTRTSTGAPGPRYWQQRADYRIRATVDAAAKTLTGSETITYHNRSPDTLRVVWLQLMQNVHQPEAPRNEEAEVTGGYRFTRVAAGGQPVRESEDLRSGSGYSIDFTRMAIRPASPVLPGDSVRLELDWSYKIPQAGAGARMGHSRDNLLYLAYWYPQMAVYDDVGGWQTDPFLGGAEFYMGYGSYEYTVDAPEGWVVMGTGNLANPERVLPADVLQRWRRAAQSDSTVHVLGAGGFGAGKATLRGANGRLQWTFRADSVRDVAFSMTRESNWDAARTPVGDRNGDGRTDYVLIQSLWRSTAPRWANSVKYSQQSITHHSEFTGVRYPWPHMTAVEGEDIMGGGMEYPMMTLIGPYSAQGDTALYNVTAHELGHMWFPMIIGVDERRYGWMDEGTTNFNENEAHNDFFRGAPNAHQREQAQYVNFVNSVGDPELLRWTDLQQPNLGGFATYTKPATLLSALRAVLGEETFLRTYRDYARTWAFKHPKPWDFFNAFNAGAGRNLDWFWSTWYKEAWTLDQAVGSVTSSGASTVITVEDRGSAPMPARLLVTRQDGTTERREVPVETWLGGARTATVSVPSGSSPVVRVEIDPTSSFPDVDRANNVWTR
- a CDS encoding type II toxin-antitoxin system RelE/ParE family toxin, translated to MADDRKRVPARFWKSRTGVEPVRDWFQSLSREDRRTIGTDIAMVEFGWPVGMPTCRAMGGGLLEVRSDLEDKRTARVLFCFADGQMVLLHGFIKKSEKTPKEEPELARKRKREMEL